The nucleotide window GATATATGCGTATTAATATTGTTCTTTTTCATTCGGGAAGTCCTGCGACTTAACATCGCTGATATAGGCCTGTGTGGCGTCATATATCTGAGAGTATAGATCGAGGTAGCGGCGCAGGAAGCGGGGTTTGAACTCTTTGTTGATGCCCAGCATATCATGCATCACCAGTACCTGTCCGTCTACATTGCCAGCACCGATGCCGATGATGGGAATATGTACTGCAGCAGCTACTTCTTTTGCCAGCGCAGCCGGAATCTTTTCGAGTACAATGGCGAAGCAGCCTGCATCCTGCAGGAGTTTGGCGTCGCTGATGAGTTTTTGTGCCTCTGCATCTTCAGTGGCTCTCACTGCGTAGGTGCCAAATTTGTAGATAGACTGTGGTGTGAGGCCCAGGTGTCCCATCACTGGTACGCCGGCAGAGATAATCCTTTTTACAGACTCGATGATTTCTTCACCGCCTTCTATTTTGATACCATGTGCACCGGTTTCTTTCATGATGCGGATGGCAGAATTGAGTGCTTCCTTGGAGTTGCCCTGATAAGAGCCGAAGGGCAGGTCTACCACAACAAAACAACGTTTGATCGCTCTGATGACAGAGGAGGCGTGGTAGATCATCTGGTCGAGTGTGATAGGCAGGGTGGTTTCATGGCCGGCCATTACATTGGACGCAGAATCACCTACCAGTATTACATCGATGCCGGCATCATCAAAGATCCTGGCCATGGAATAGTCATAGGCGGTGATCATGGAGATTTTTTCCCCGTCTAATTTCATCTTCTGCAGAACATGCGTGGTCACACGCTTGATATCTTTATGCACAGACATAGTCATGTAGTTTTATACCAAAAAATCCCTCAAAGGTTATGATATAAAAAGAAATAAGGAAAATTTTTTTATATATGGTTATTGGAATACATTGGCCGGGACGGCGATTTCCCTGTACAGCGCTTGTATGAGACCGTCTGCCAGACCGATTTTGGGAACGAATATCTCGTTGGCCCCGGCCCAGCGCATGGCGTTGATATAGATCTGCAGGGCGGGCACAATCACGTCGGCACGGTCTTCCCGCAGGTTGTACATATGTATGCGTTCTTCAATGGAGAAGTTGCTGAATTCCTTGTAATAATCCTTGAGTGTGTCCAGCGAAAGTGGTTTACCTTCCTTGCGTTTGGACATGGAAAACACCTTGTTGATGTTGCCTCCGGAGCCAATGGCGGTAACTGGTCCGATGGATTTAAGCTGTTGTTTGAGGAAGTCTTTCATCTGCTGCCAGGAGCTGTCAGCGACCTGCTGGTGCAGCAGCCGGATGGTACCGATGTTGAAAGATTCCTTGAAAACCAGGCGGGTACCGCTGAAAAGTGTCAGTTCCGTACTGCCGCCGCCAACGTCGATGTAGAGGTAAGACCTGCTTTTATCGAGGTTTTCTGCGATATGGTTTTCATAAATAAAAGAAGCTTCTTCCTGACCGGAAATGATTCTGATATCGATACCGGTCTGTGTTTTTACCTCCTGCAGGATTACCGCACCATTGCTGGCATCGCGCATGGCAGAGGTAGCACAGGCTTTCAGGTATTTTACTTCATATACGTCCAGTAATAATTTGTAGGCCTTGATCGTGTCTATCAGATGACAGGCCCTTTTTTCAGAGATCGAACCATTGTCGAATACGTCGAAACCCAGCCGCAGCGGGACTCTAACCAGGTTCACTTTGGTAAAATCCATTGCGCCCGAACTGCTGGGAGATGCCTCCGAGATCAGCAGTCTCGCCGCATTGGAACCAATATCAATCGCAGCTAGTTTCATCTGTTACAAGTCTGTTTTGAGACACAAAAATAAGGCATTTCATTTAGGGATTTTTTCATTTAGGGATTTTTTGATTTGAAGAGGTTCCAAATCCCTGAATTTCCAAATTCCTAAATTTCAATGGTATTGTTTTTCTCGCAGATATTTATAAATTTCTATCTGCGTACGGATTTTTTTATCGCCGTCTTTTTTGTACTGATTGGTCTGCTGATTGTCCAGTATACGGGCTTTTACATTGCCGCTGAGCTGGATGTTCATGATATCGGCCAGCTCTTTACGTATAGCCGGGTCCGTTATAGGCACTGCTGCTTCCACGCGGTGGTCCAGGTTGCGCACCATCCAGTCGCAGGAGGCGATGAATACTTTTTCTGCGCCTCCATGGTGGAAAATAAACACACGGGCATGTTCCAGGTATTCATCCACGATGCTGACAGCTGTGATGTCCTTTTTCCATTTTTTGTTTTCTGTATAGGCGCAGCAGATGCCTCTGATCACCATTTTGATGTCTACACCAGCTTTGGCAGCTTCGTAGAGTTTGGTGATCAGGATAGGGTCGGAGAGGGAGTTCATTTTGAGCACCATCCCGGCCTTCTTTTTATTTTTGGCGTTTTTGATTTCCCGGTCTATGAGGCGCAGGTAGGTATCGCGCATATTGAGCGGACTTACCGGCAGTGTTTTGCAGCCTTCCAGAATTTTGACATCATGACGCGTATTTTCCAGGTAGGAGAAGACGCGGTTGATGTCGGCTATCACGGAGCGGTTGGCAGTGAGCAGGCAATGGTCGCCATATACCTCGGCTGTTCTTTCATTGAGGTTGCCGGTGCTTACAAAACCACATTGTACGGTCTTGTTGCCGATCCGTTTTTTGATCACGCACAGTTTGGCATGCACTTTCATGTCAGGAACACCCAGAAATACTTTTACGCCTTCATCTTCCAGTCTCGACTTCCAGTCGATGTTGGCAGCTTCATCAAAGCGGGCGCGCAGTTCCAGTACTACGGTCACATGTTTACCGTTGCGGGCGGCATTGACCAGCGCATTCACGATCTTCGAATTACGGGCAAGCCTATACGCAGTG belongs to Chitinophaga sp. HK235 and includes:
- a CDS encoding exopolyphosphatase translates to MKLAAIDIGSNAARLLISEASPSSSGAMDFTKVNLVRVPLRLGFDVFDNGSISEKRACHLIDTIKAYKLLLDVYEVKYLKACATSAMRDASNGAVILQEVKTQTGIDIRIISGQEEASFIYENHIAENLDKSRSYLYIDVGGGSTELTLFSGTRLVFKESFNIGTIRLLHQQVADSSWQQMKDFLKQQLKSIGPVTAIGSGGNINKVFSMSKRKEGKPLSLDTLKDYYKEFSNFSIEERIHMYNLREDRADVIVPALQIYINAMRWAGANEIFVPKIGLADGLIQALYREIAVPANVFQ
- the panB gene encoding 3-methyl-2-oxobutanoate hydroxymethyltransferase, translating into MSVHKDIKRVTTHVLQKMKLDGEKISMITAYDYSMARIFDDAGIDVILVGDSASNVMAGHETTLPITLDQMIYHASSVIRAIKRCFVVVDLPFGSYQGNSKEALNSAIRIMKETGAHGIKIEGGEEIIESVKRIISAGVPVMGHLGLTPQSIYKFGTYAVRATEDAEAQKLISDAKLLQDAGCFAIVLEKIPAALAKEVAAAVHIPIIGIGAGNVDGQVLVMHDMLGINKEFKPRFLRRYLDLYSQIYDATQAYISDVKSQDFPNEKEQY